A single genomic interval of Terriglobus albidus harbors:
- a CDS encoding GH92 family glycosyl hydrolase: MITRRSFLGSLSAVSAGLAVSDALPLKAFAKSTAASASDVTKYVKIAIGTGGHGHTYPGATVPWGAVQLSPDTGVKGWDHCSGYHWDDKTILGFSHTHLSGTGAADLLDFLVVPRVGAVKLAPSEYQQSFSHDEEVSRPGYYSVKLKDSGIFAELSATERCGVHRYTFPESKSATIMLDMTHLIEGNPQKVNWAKVKVEGHRMVTGGRSTQLWSPGREIYFAMEFSRPADSIQIFADDKPVQGETSNEPRLKVVAHFHTTAGEKILVKTGISGISTEGALANLKAEVPHWDFDTVQHKAHQAWQEALGAIQVETENTRHKEIFYTGLYHTMLAPTLFDDVTGKYAGMDGKVHDLPAGLHNYSTFSLWDTYRALHPLYTLIAPEKVPDLVNCLIREAEQSPGGVPIWPLQQKETFCMVGYHSAPVVAEALVKGFQGIDAKAAYKVFRKRAMVDDYRGLGAYRKYGYIPCDVEEENASKTMDYAYDDSAVAAIAKAAGEQQESEQLHKRSKNYRNLYDKETGFIRPKYTDGHWAGPFAPNAISVSRKWRDYTESNAWVTTFSVQHDPNGLAELMGGKQALEKKLDDLFSADSTQPPDMPPDVAGLVGQYAHGNEPSHHIAYLYNYAGVPEKAQKRLRSLMETMYDNKPNGMQGNEDCGQMSAWYVLSALGIYPVDPVSATWDVGTPLFDRATLEVGNGKTLTIETKRSSADAAIVKSVTFNGEKHEGLTFEHAALAKGGKIVFEMV, from the coding sequence GTGATCACACGGCGTAGCTTTCTTGGTTCTCTGTCCGCGGTCTCCGCTGGTCTGGCGGTATCCGACGCTCTCCCCCTCAAGGCTTTTGCGAAGTCAACCGCTGCTTCTGCCAGCGATGTGACCAAGTATGTGAAGATCGCCATCGGTACCGGCGGTCACGGGCACACCTATCCCGGCGCGACCGTGCCGTGGGGAGCGGTTCAGCTGAGCCCCGATACTGGCGTGAAGGGCTGGGACCATTGCTCCGGATATCACTGGGACGACAAGACCATCCTTGGCTTCAGCCATACCCATCTCAGCGGTACCGGCGCTGCCGACCTGCTCGACTTCCTGGTTGTGCCGCGGGTCGGAGCGGTAAAGCTGGCGCCGTCGGAGTATCAGCAGAGCTTCTCGCATGACGAAGAGGTTTCGCGTCCGGGGTATTACAGCGTCAAGCTGAAGGACTCCGGTATCTTCGCTGAGCTGTCAGCGACGGAGCGTTGCGGCGTCCACCGCTATACCTTCCCGGAGTCGAAGTCCGCGACGATCATGCTGGACATGACGCATCTGATCGAAGGCAATCCGCAAAAGGTCAACTGGGCGAAGGTGAAGGTGGAAGGCCACCGCATGGTGACCGGCGGGCGCAGCACACAGCTCTGGTCTCCCGGACGCGAGATCTACTTTGCGATGGAGTTCTCACGTCCCGCGGACTCGATCCAGATCTTTGCCGATGACAAGCCGGTGCAGGGAGAGACCTCCAACGAGCCACGTTTGAAAGTCGTGGCTCACTTCCATACGACGGCAGGAGAGAAGATCCTGGTCAAGACAGGGATCTCCGGCATCAGCACCGAGGGCGCACTCGCAAATCTGAAGGCCGAGGTTCCCCACTGGGACTTCGACACAGTGCAGCATAAGGCGCACCAGGCATGGCAGGAGGCGCTCGGCGCCATCCAGGTGGAGACGGAGAACACCCGCCACAAGGAGATCTTCTATACCGGCCTGTATCACACCATGTTGGCGCCGACGCTCTTTGACGATGTGACCGGCAAGTACGCGGGCATGGACGGCAAGGTGCACGATCTGCCCGCGGGGCTGCACAACTACTCCACCTTCTCGCTGTGGGATACCTATCGCGCGCTGCATCCGCTCTACACGCTGATCGCTCCGGAGAAGGTGCCTGACCTGGTCAACTGCCTGATCCGCGAGGCGGAGCAGAGCCCGGGCGGCGTGCCCATCTGGCCGTTGCAGCAGAAGGAGACCTTCTGCATGGTCGGCTATCACTCCGCACCGGTCGTTGCCGAGGCGCTTGTAAAGGGCTTCCAGGGCATCGATGCCAAGGCTGCCTACAAGGTCTTCCGCAAGCGCGCCATGGTTGATGACTATCGGGGTCTGGGAGCGTATCGCAAGTATGGCTACATCCCTTGCGACGTCGAGGAAGAGAACGCCTCGAAGACGATGGACTACGCCTACGACGACTCTGCTGTTGCGGCTATTGCCAAGGCTGCAGGTGAGCAGCAGGAGTCGGAGCAGTTGCACAAGCGTTCAAAGAACTACCGCAACCTCTACGACAAGGAGACCGGCTTCATTCGTCCGAAGTATACTGACGGGCACTGGGCCGGTCCGTTTGCTCCGAATGCGATCAGTGTCTCGCGCAAGTGGCGGGACTACACCGAGTCCAATGCGTGGGTTACGACCTTCAGCGTGCAGCACGACCCCAATGGCCTCGCAGAGTTGATGGGCGGGAAGCAGGCTCTCGAGAAGAAGCTCGATGACCTGTTCTCGGCCGACTCCACGCAGCCGCCGGACATGCCCCCCGATGTGGCAGGTCTGGTCGGTCAGTATGCCCACGGCAATGAGCCCAGCCATCACATTGCCTATCTCTACAACTACGCGGGCGTTCCCGAGAAGGCGCAGAAGCGTCTTCGCAGCTTGATGGAGACGATGTACGACAACAAGCCTAACGGCATGCAGGGCAACGAGGACTGCGGCCAGATGTCAGCCTGGTATGTGCTGAGCGCTCTGGGTATCTATCCTGTCGATCCCGTAAGCGCGACCTGGGATGTCGGAACGCCGCTCTTCGATCGTGCGACGCTCGAGGTTGGCAATGGCAAGACACTAACCATCGAGACGAAGCGCAGCTCTGCCGATGCGGCCATTGTGAAGAGCGTCACCTTCAATGGCGAAAAGCATGAAGGACTGACCTTCGAGCACGCTGCTCTGGCAAAGGGCGGGAAGATCGTCTTCGAGATGGTGTAG
- a CDS encoding gluconeogenesis factor YvcK family protein, which translates to MRSVPPTALRAVAIGGGTGLSTLLRGLKRYVAVSGATSSGCADGPCQLADLAAIVTVTDDGGSSGRLREDFNMLPPGDVRNCLVALSEDEHLLSRLFQYRFGQGELEGHSLGNLFLAALDDLCGDFALAVQHSSQILATRGRIYPATTDNVSLAALMDDGSHVHGETSITASKQRIHELYLEPAEAHPVPETLEAIRQADLISVGPGSLYTSLVTNLLVRGIPEAIAAAKATRIYVCNLMTQANESLGLTASQHIQKIMDHAGSYRLFDYALINTAPISPASLAQYAREGQAPIVADLDAVRALGVEPVTGNFVYEGAVLRHDYDRVAETMLQLAVKGRP; encoded by the coding sequence ATGCGGTCCGTTCCCCCAACTGCTCTACGTGCCGTCGCTATCGGAGGCGGTACTGGCCTCTCCACGCTGCTTCGCGGTCTGAAGCGGTATGTCGCTGTTTCCGGAGCTACCTCCTCTGGCTGTGCCGACGGTCCCTGCCAACTCGCCGATCTGGCGGCCATTGTGACGGTAACCGACGATGGCGGCTCCTCCGGGCGTCTGCGTGAAGACTTCAACATGCTGCCCCCTGGAGATGTCCGCAACTGCCTGGTGGCATTGTCGGAGGATGAGCACCTGCTCTCCCGGCTCTTTCAGTACCGCTTCGGACAGGGCGAGCTGGAAGGGCACTCCCTGGGAAACCTCTTCCTGGCAGCGCTGGACGATCTCTGCGGAGACTTTGCGCTGGCAGTGCAGCACTCCTCCCAGATACTGGCCACGCGCGGACGCATCTATCCGGCGACAACCGACAATGTCTCCCTCGCGGCCCTGATGGACGACGGCAGCCATGTTCACGGAGAGACCAGCATCACGGCGAGCAAGCAGCGGATTCACGAGCTGTACCTCGAACCCGCCGAAGCGCATCCCGTGCCTGAGACGCTGGAAGCGATCCGTCAGGCAGATCTCATCAGCGTTGGGCCCGGCTCCCTTTACACCTCTCTGGTCACCAACCTGCTGGTCCGTGGGATCCCCGAAGCGATTGCAGCAGCCAAAGCGACCCGTATCTATGTCTGCAATCTGATGACCCAGGCGAACGAGTCGCTGGGCCTGACCGCCTCACAGCATATCCAGAAGATCATGGACCACGCCGGCAGCTACCGTCTCTTCGACTATGCCCTGATCAATACCGCCCCCATCAGTCCGGCGTCGCTGGCGCAGTACGCCCGCGAGGGCCAGGCGCCAATCGTGGCTGACCTCGATGCGGTACGCGCGCTTGGAGTGGAACCGGTGACCGGAAACTTCGTCTACGAGGGTGCCGTGTTGCGGCACGACTATGACCGCGTGGCCGAGACGATGCTGCAACTGGCTGTGAAAGGCAGGCCCTAA
- a CDS encoding MBL fold metallo-hydrolase RNA specificity domain-containing protein, whose protein sequence is MAIRVQFWGAARTVTGSSHHLECAGRNILLDCGLFQGRRREAREINMNFALPPEEVSAIVLSHAHIDHSGNLPGFVREGYRGPIYATPATIDLCDPMLKDSAHVQESEVEFIRKRARRKLSIGRDGAIDQPVDPLYSTEDAAATIGLFRPMQLHERQALNGSTATEGFAVTPYGAGHMLGSTCVLMEGTENGKTTRVLFSGDVGRASLPIIKDPESAPAADYLIMESTYGNRLHQPIGPVKNKLAALIKRTVQRGGHIVMPAFAVGRSQQVVMMLHELIREKKIPELPVYLDSPLATSVTQVFEKHTEEWDAELAALAQQTTPFAWKHMIYTQTVQESKALNQMHVPFIVISASGMCEAGRVLHHLRNSISDPRNLILLTGYQAENTLGRRLERREPEVRIFGEWMRLRAEVDSIGELSGHADQKELLDWMEPVTKTLKKVFLVHGEPEAQQELKAEIEKRYRLPVEIPARGDQYVLE, encoded by the coding sequence ATGGCTATTCGTGTGCAATTCTGGGGCGCAGCCCGTACGGTTACCGGATCTTCTCATCATTTGGAGTGCGCTGGACGCAACATCCTGCTTGATTGCGGCTTATTTCAGGGCCGGCGGCGTGAAGCCCGCGAGATCAATATGAACTTCGCTCTTCCTCCGGAAGAAGTAAGCGCCATTGTTCTTTCCCATGCACACATTGACCACTCCGGGAACCTGCCGGGATTTGTCCGCGAAGGCTACCGCGGTCCTATCTATGCCACACCGGCAACCATCGATTTATGCGATCCCATGCTGAAAGACTCAGCCCATGTGCAGGAGAGTGAAGTTGAGTTCATCCGGAAACGCGCGCGGCGAAAGTTATCGATCGGGCGCGATGGAGCAATTGACCAGCCTGTCGATCCGCTGTACTCGACGGAAGACGCGGCGGCTACCATCGGACTCTTCCGGCCAATGCAGTTGCACGAGCGCCAGGCTCTCAACGGCTCCACCGCAACAGAAGGATTTGCGGTTACACCCTATGGCGCCGGACACATGCTGGGTTCGACCTGCGTTCTGATGGAAGGTACAGAGAACGGGAAGACAACACGCGTGCTCTTCTCCGGAGACGTCGGCCGTGCCAGCCTTCCCATCATCAAAGACCCCGAGTCAGCACCAGCTGCTGACTACCTGATCATGGAGAGCACCTACGGCAACCGCCTGCACCAGCCCATTGGACCCGTAAAGAACAAGCTGGCTGCTCTCATCAAACGTACGGTTCAGCGCGGCGGGCATATCGTGATGCCTGCCTTTGCCGTGGGACGTTCCCAGCAGGTGGTGATGATGCTGCACGAGCTGATACGGGAGAAGAAGATTCCCGAGCTTCCGGTCTACCTCGACAGTCCGCTCGCCACCAGCGTGACCCAGGTCTTTGAAAAGCACACTGAGGAGTGGGATGCGGAGTTGGCGGCGCTGGCACAGCAGACCACACCGTTTGCGTGGAAGCACATGATCTACACCCAGACGGTGCAGGAGAGTAAGGCCTTGAACCAGATGCACGTGCCGTTCATCGTGATCTCGGCCTCAGGAATGTGCGAGGCCGGCCGCGTGCTGCATCACCTGCGCAACTCCATCTCAGATCCCCGCAACCTGATCCTGTTAACCGGCTACCAGGCGGAAAATACCCTGGGCCGCCGCCTTGAGCGTCGCGAACCTGAGGTCCGCATCTTCGGCGAATGGATGCGACTGCGCGCCGAGGTCGACTCGATCGGCGAGCTGAGCGGCCACGCCGACCAGAAGGAGCTTCTGGACTGGATGGAACCGGTCACGAAGACGCTGAAGAAGGTCTTCCTGGTCCATGGCGAGCCTGAGGCGCAGCAGGAGCTCAAGGCAGAGATTGAAAAACGTTACCGGCTGCCAGTGGAGATCCCGGCACGCGGCGATCAATACGTGCTTGAATAG
- a CDS encoding MFS transporter: MPEIAPKRSKEWQILLLLVLAMGICFIDRGSLSIALTSLKHDLSLDERQLGLLSSAFFLSYTLMQLAVGKLLERFDAAKVFGLAFVVWSLATAATGLSRDLHLFGITLSSFTVLFTLRLLLGCGESVSFPATSALITRLFPEELRGTANSLIDVGTKIGPALGIMAGTAIVAASGWRMMFLVLGLGSMLWIPLWFVATRSIRVSRGGERAWSPTYLQVAAQRQFWGAAIGHIGSNYAWSMFVSWLPYYFEQRYHYSAKQLVVVSSLPFWCLSVACGVAGVVSDRLVRQGRNAVMVRKGTVCIGCIVAAISLIVVVASNRQAVSMGAMMIASFGLGLFTSNNWALTQSLSGPRAAAKWTSLQNLFANLSATLSAWLTGATLAATHGFGAAFSIASAFLLTGTVFYWFVINARGQVTWKHEPEATALPATQ, from the coding sequence GTGCCTGAGATTGCGCCGAAGCGCTCGAAAGAATGGCAGATCCTTCTGCTGCTGGTGCTGGCGATGGGCATCTGCTTCATCGACCGCGGCAGCCTGTCGATTGCGCTCACCAGCCTGAAGCATGATCTCTCCCTGGACGAGAGGCAGCTTGGCCTGCTCAGCTCCGCCTTCTTTCTCTCTTACACGCTGATGCAGCTCGCCGTCGGCAAACTACTGGAACGGTTTGACGCAGCCAAGGTCTTCGGCCTGGCCTTTGTGGTCTGGTCACTGGCAACCGCCGCCACCGGCCTCAGCCGCGATCTGCATCTCTTTGGCATTACCCTCAGTAGCTTTACCGTGCTCTTCACGCTGCGCCTGCTCCTCGGCTGCGGCGAGTCGGTAAGCTTTCCGGCGACCTCAGCACTCATCACCAGGCTCTTTCCGGAAGAGTTACGCGGCACCGCCAACAGCCTGATCGACGTCGGCACCAAGATTGGGCCGGCGCTTGGCATCATGGCCGGCACGGCCATTGTTGCCGCATCCGGATGGCGGATGATGTTTCTCGTTCTCGGCCTGGGGAGCATGCTGTGGATCCCACTGTGGTTCGTGGCCACACGCTCGATCCGTGTGTCGCGCGGAGGTGAGCGCGCGTGGTCTCCCACGTACTTGCAGGTCGCGGCGCAGCGGCAGTTCTGGGGCGCGGCTATCGGCCACATCGGAAGCAACTATGCCTGGAGCATGTTTGTAAGCTGGCTTCCCTACTACTTCGAGCAGCGCTATCACTACAGCGCCAAGCAACTAGTGGTTGTCAGTTCTCTGCCCTTCTGGTGCCTTTCGGTGGCGTGTGGCGTTGCCGGTGTGGTCTCAGACCGGCTGGTGCGGCAGGGCCGCAATGCGGTGATGGTCCGCAAAGGTACGGTGTGCATCGGCTGCATTGTGGCAGCGATCTCTCTGATTGTTGTCGTGGCGTCGAACCGGCAGGCAGTCAGCATGGGAGCGATGATGATCGCCAGCTTCGGGCTGGGGCTCTTCACCTCGAACAACTGGGCGCTAACCCAATCGCTGTCTGGACCGCGAGCGGCAGCGAAATGGACGAGCTTGCAGAACCTCTTTGCGAATCTTTCGGCCACACTCTCAGCATGGCTGACAGGAGCGACACTGGCAGCGACTCACGGTTTTGGAGCGGCCTTCTCGATAGCGAGTGCGTTTCTGTTGACTGGAACAGTCTTCTACTGGTTCGTGATCAACGCGCGCGGACAGGTGACGTGGAAGCATGAGCCTGAGGCAACAGCGTTGCCGGCTACGCAGTAG
- a CDS encoding MFS transporter, whose amino-acid sequence MKNPNSAHQRLTPSQRNAFIACFLGWSLDAFDFFIFNFCITAIAADFHVKRAVVVEGTFWTLAMRPLGALIFGALAERWGRRRTLMLNVISFSIFELASAFAPTLTFLMITRALFGIAMGGEWGVGAALAFETLPKERRGFFSGLLQEGYVTGNLIAGLVYALVFPHLHMGGSWAPWRTMFIIGAAPTLLVFYIRSKVEESPAWIAGRGETAVAPKRGLSLHDIRTYLPSFVFLILLMTAFTSFSHGSQDLYPTFLQADRGTNDFWKGMISNVSSVGALAGGITFGSLSERIGRRRAIIFAALLAIPMIPLWAWTHHFVLIALGGFLMQFAIQGAWGVVPAYLNEMAPSAVRATFPGVAYQLGNLLSSRNDVFQEKIAEHHFGGDLTVVLSATVAVVAIILAIMTALAKERKGLDMSQAL is encoded by the coding sequence GTGAAGAATCCGAATAGCGCCCACCAGCGTCTGACGCCGTCGCAGAGGAATGCATTCATCGCATGTTTTCTCGGATGGTCGCTGGATGCCTTTGATTTCTTTATCTTTAACTTCTGTATTACGGCGATCGCCGCGGACTTTCACGTCAAACGTGCTGTTGTCGTCGAAGGTACCTTCTGGACGCTGGCCATGCGGCCGCTGGGAGCGCTGATCTTCGGAGCCCTGGCTGAACGTTGGGGGCGCCGCCGTACCCTGATGCTCAACGTCATCAGCTTTTCGATCTTCGAGCTCGCCAGCGCCTTTGCGCCCACACTTACCTTCCTGATGATTACCCGCGCGCTCTTCGGCATCGCCATGGGCGGCGAGTGGGGCGTCGGCGCGGCGCTTGCGTTCGAAACGCTGCCGAAGGAGCGGCGAGGCTTCTTCTCCGGCCTGTTGCAGGAGGGCTACGTCACCGGCAACCTGATCGCCGGCCTGGTCTACGCTTTGGTCTTCCCGCATCTGCATATGGGCGGCTCCTGGGCGCCCTGGCGGACGATGTTCATCATCGGCGCTGCACCCACATTGCTTGTCTTCTACATCCGCAGCAAGGTGGAAGAGAGCCCAGCCTGGATCGCAGGGCGTGGCGAGACAGCAGTGGCTCCTAAGAGGGGACTCTCGCTGCACGACATCAGGACGTACCTTCCATCGTTCGTCTTTCTCATTCTGCTGATGACCGCCTTTACCTCCTTTAGTCATGGATCGCAGGATCTCTATCCGACCTTCCTGCAGGCCGATCGCGGGACCAACGACTTCTGGAAGGGGATGATCTCGAATGTCTCCAGCGTCGGAGCACTGGCGGGCGGCATTACCTTCGGCAGCCTGTCGGAGAGGATCGGGCGAAGGCGTGCCATCATTTTTGCCGCGCTGCTTGCCATCCCGATGATTCCGCTCTGGGCATGGACGCATCACTTTGTCCTGATCGCGCTCGGCGGCTTCCTGATGCAGTTCGCCATCCAGGGTGCGTGGGGAGTGGTTCCGGCCTATCTGAACGAGATGGCCCCTTCGGCCGTACGTGCGACCTTCCCGGGGGTAGCGTACCAGCTCGGCAATCTGCTCTCGTCACGCAATGACGTCTTTCAGGAGAAGATCGCCGAACATCATTTCGGCGGCGATCTGACAGTGGTTCTCAGTGCAACCGTCGCCGTTGTTGCCATCATCCTGGCGATCATGACGGCGCTGGCGAAGGAGCGCAAAGGCCTGGATATGTCACAAGCGCTTTGA
- the hrpB gene encoding ATP-dependent helicase HrpB, with protein MNVSKQLPVDLILPEVVQHLLATPSLVIEAAPGAGKTTRVPPALLKILPGEVIVLEPRRIAARMAARRVAQEMGEQVGETVGYQVRFEEVSGPRTRLRFVTEGVLTRRLLSDTQLKGVSAVVLDEFHERHLDGDLALGLLRRLQATTRPDLKIVVMSATLDAAPIAQYLDNCPIVRSEGRAFPLQLDYTGYSAAPLEQQVAHGVETLLSEGETGDTLVFLPGTAEIRRAIRELEPIARRRDILLVPLFGELSPAEQDMAVQKASKQKIIVSTNVAESSVTVEGVTAVIDSGLARIAGHSHWTGLPILEVQRVSQASAKQRAGRAGRTAPGRVIRLYAEEDFRRRPEVDRPEIVREDLSGMVLGLRAMGLSLDEIPWLDAPPSEAVAAANALLDRLGATGESAKQLARLPVEPRLSRVVQEAMRRGVGESGCALAGLLASGVRIEKGDILEAMDQPMDDRVRRQVDQLKRAARPPKQAKHNDEALLISVLAGFPDRVARRRAGNTVMLTGGMGAEVFGHPRPYEFLLALDAEERKERGAPLIRLTARMEPEWLIDLFPERVVEKREVVWNRQGERAEAISSLEYDGLVLEESRGPANEEEAAAVLAHEAVTLGVERFVDPEALVELQARIAFAGVEAIDIEGTLRELCYGLKRFAELRKVASTDLLPLLEQRAGRLDELAPAKLKLAGGRWVKVHYDLGKPPWIESRLQDFFGMKETPRIGRDRTPVVVHLLAPNHRAVQTTTDLAGFWQRLYPEVRRELMRRYPRHQWPEKPV; from the coding sequence GTGAACGTTTCAAAACAGCTTCCGGTCGATCTCATTCTTCCGGAAGTTGTCCAGCATCTCCTCGCAACGCCTTCTCTTGTGATTGAAGCGGCTCCGGGCGCGGGTAAGACGACCCGCGTTCCTCCGGCGCTGCTCAAGATCCTTCCCGGCGAAGTCATCGTTCTCGAGCCGCGGCGTATAGCGGCTCGTATGGCCGCGCGACGTGTCGCCCAGGAGATGGGCGAACAGGTCGGTGAGACGGTCGGCTACCAGGTTCGCTTCGAAGAGGTCTCCGGCCCGCGGACGCGGCTGCGTTTTGTCACCGAAGGTGTGCTGACGCGCCGCCTGCTCTCGGACACGCAACTCAAGGGTGTCAGCGCCGTTGTGCTCGATGAGTTCCACGAGCGGCACCTTGATGGCGATCTGGCCTTGGGGCTGTTGCGAAGACTGCAGGCGACGACGCGCCCGGACCTGAAGATCGTCGTCATGTCGGCCACGCTGGATGCCGCTCCGATTGCTCAGTATCTGGATAACTGCCCGATCGTGCGCAGCGAGGGCCGCGCCTTTCCACTGCAGCTGGATTACACAGGCTACTCCGCGGCTCCGTTAGAGCAGCAGGTCGCGCACGGGGTGGAGACGCTTCTCTCCGAGGGCGAGACCGGAGACACGCTGGTCTTCCTGCCTGGTACTGCTGAGATTCGCCGCGCCATCCGCGAGCTTGAGCCCATCGCGCGCCGAAGAGACATACTGCTGGTTCCGCTCTTTGGCGAGCTCTCTCCGGCCGAGCAGGATATGGCCGTGCAGAAGGCGTCGAAGCAGAAGATCATCGTCTCGACGAACGTTGCTGAGAGCTCGGTCACGGTGGAAGGTGTGACGGCGGTCATCGATAGTGGTCTGGCTCGTATTGCGGGGCACTCGCATTGGACTGGGCTTCCTATTCTTGAAGTACAGCGCGTCAGCCAGGCCAGCGCGAAACAGCGAGCGGGACGTGCCGGCCGTACCGCACCCGGCCGTGTGATTCGGCTGTATGCCGAAGAGGACTTCCGCCGCCGCCCTGAGGTCGATCGCCCGGAGATCGTACGCGAAGATCTTAGCGGCATGGTTCTCGGCCTTCGTGCGATGGGCCTCAGCCTCGATGAGATTCCGTGGCTCGATGCTCCGCCTTCAGAGGCAGTTGCGGCTGCGAATGCATTGCTCGATCGCCTGGGTGCGACTGGAGAGTCCGCGAAACAACTCGCCAGACTTCCAGTTGAGCCGCGTCTCTCGCGTGTCGTGCAGGAAGCGATGCGCCGCGGCGTTGGAGAGAGCGGATGTGCGCTCGCCGGTCTGCTGGCCTCGGGGGTGCGCATTGAAAAGGGTGACATCCTCGAAGCCATGGATCAGCCCATGGATGACCGCGTCCGCCGTCAGGTCGACCAGTTGAAGCGCGCTGCCCGTCCGCCGAAGCAAGCGAAACACAATGACGAAGCTTTACTGATCAGTGTGTTGGCAGGTTTCCCCGACCGTGTCGCTCGGCGACGTGCCGGCAATACCGTGATGCTTACCGGCGGCATGGGAGCTGAGGTCTTCGGCCATCCTCGTCCTTATGAGTTTCTACTGGCGCTCGACGCGGAGGAACGCAAGGAGCGTGGAGCCCCGCTGATTCGCCTGACGGCACGCATGGAACCGGAGTGGCTGATCGATCTCTTTCCGGAGCGCGTCGTCGAGAAACGCGAGGTGGTCTGGAATCGTCAGGGCGAACGTGCAGAAGCGATCAGTTCACTGGAGTACGACGGACTGGTGCTGGAAGAATCGCGTGGCCCTGCAAACGAAGAAGAAGCTGCTGCTGTTCTCGCACATGAGGCGGTTACTCTCGGTGTCGAGCGTTTTGTCGATCCCGAAGCGCTAGTCGAGCTACAGGCGCGGATTGCCTTCGCCGGAGTAGAGGCCATCGATATCGAAGGGACGTTGCGCGAGCTCTGCTACGGGCTCAAGCGCTTTGCGGAGCTGCGCAAGGTTGCTTCGACAGATCTGCTGCCGTTGCTGGAGCAGCGTGCAGGTCGTCTGGATGAGCTTGCTCCCGCGAAGCTGAAGCTTGCTGGTGGACGCTGGGTGAAGGTGCACTACGATCTTGGGAAGCCACCGTGGATCGAGTCCCGGCTGCAGGACTTCTTCGGAATGAAGGAGACGCCGCGTATCGGTCGCGACCGCACGCCGGTGGTGGTTCACCTGTTGGCGCCGAACCATCGTGCTGTGCAGACGACAACCGATCTTGCGGGCTTCTGGCAGCGGCTGTATCCGGAGGTGCGTCGAGAGCTGATGCGCCGCTATCCGCGTCATCAGTGGCCGGAGAAGCCGGTGTAG
- the phoU gene encoding phosphate signaling complex protein PhoU has product MPRIHFHQQLAALKDKLLAMAALAHQVLEYSVTAYVKGDMSLCAHVLEIEAAINAAEREVDEMAYELLSREQPMAIDLRFILSVIKINGDLERIGDQSVNIAQRARTLDKLPRVSLPVDIVRMGEHAGKMTQLAIQALVEGDAAIADQVLAMDDEMDLMNREVQDVMVELMQEKPETTDYALNAIIIARNLERSGDHATNIAEDVIFWVRGSDVRHKFALADAD; this is encoded by the coding sequence TTGCCGCGCATCCACTTCCACCAACAACTCGCTGCGTTGAAGGATAAGCTGCTCGCCATGGCGGCCCTGGCGCATCAGGTGCTGGAGTACTCGGTGACGGCCTATGTCAAGGGGGACATGTCGCTCTGCGCCCATGTGCTGGAAATTGAAGCCGCGATCAATGCCGCCGAGCGGGAGGTGGACGAGATGGCGTACGAGCTGCTCAGCCGCGAGCAGCCCATGGCGATCGACCTCCGCTTCATTCTTTCGGTGATCAAGATCAATGGCGACCTGGAGCGCATCGGCGACCAGAGCGTCAATATCGCCCAGCGTGCGCGTACGCTCGACAAGCTGCCGCGCGTCTCTCTGCCGGTGGACATTGTGCGTATGGGCGAGCACGCCGGGAAGATGACCCAGTTGGCAATCCAGGCGCTGGTGGAGGGCGATGCCGCCATCGCCGACCAGGTGCTTGCCATGGACGACGAGATGGATCTCATGAACCGGGAGGTTCAGGATGTGATGGTGGAGCTCATGCAGGAGAAGCCGGAGACCACCGATTACGCCCTGAACGCCATCATCATTGCCCGGAACCTGGAACGGAGCGGGGACCACGCCACCAATATCGCCGAGGACGTCATCTTCTGGGTCCGTGGCTCGGACGTACGGCATAAGTTTGCCTTGGCGGATGCGGACTAA
- a CDS encoding c-type cytochrome: protein MSLLRCTLPLVAVVATFSTAALAQDPPAEGKDLFKKNCVMCHGEDGAGSDMGKMLKVKDLRSKEIQDMTDDKIKDVIKNGNGSMPAFKGTFTDEQIDQLLKVIRSFKPKN from the coding sequence GTGTCTCTTCTTCGCTGTACCCTTCCCCTCGTCGCTGTTGTCGCAACCTTCTCTACCGCCGCGCTGGCGCAGGATCCGCCGGCAGAAGGCAAGGATCTCTTCAAGAAAAACTGTGTCATGTGCCATGGCGAAGACGGCGCCGGCTCCGACATGGGCAAGATGCTGAAGGTCAAAGACCTGCGCTCCAAAGAGATTCAGGATATGACCGACGACAAGATCAAAGACGTGATCAAGAACGGCAACGGCAGCATGCCCGCCTTCAAGGGCACCTTCACCGATGAGCAAATCGATCAGCTCCTGAAGGTGATCCGGAGCTTCAAGCCAAAGAATTGA